CTACAGCTTCTTTCATTACTGTCTCATTAAAGCaagccccccaccccccttcaCATCCTAAATTAAAGGAATGCAGTCACCAAGGCATTACTCTGACACATCAAATATTATAAAAAGATGGCGTGAATGTCTTACGGAAGCTTGATGCGCATAAAGACGTAGCAAGTGAAGAAGGACACCAGGATGCAGATGAAGCCAGTGCTGATCAAAAGAATGCGGTTCAACCTTGGCGTGCTAGGGTTGTGGGTTCGGTCAAGGATAACAAAACCAAGACCACCAATGGTGAAGAGGAAGCTCGATGCTAGACCCTCCATGATGTACTGGCCATTCACTCGATACGGCATAAAAGCCacctaaaaatgaaaaaaatcaatCAATGCGTTACATTCACCGAGGGTTGCCGCAAGTTCACAGGTACCACGGATTCCTATTATTTTATGACCATGCAGGCTTCACAAAACATCGAAATAAATGTATGTACAGTACTTCAAAGGTGAGAACTGTAGTTGACATACTTTTCTGACCTATGGCACTAGGCATGTGACTAGGCATGTGAGTAGGCAGCTTgggcgcgaagaaaaaaaaaaatatttgttttccGACCGTTGCTTCAGCTGTCATTTTacaagtcatatatatatatatatggcactaGGCATGTGACTAGGCATGTGAGTAGGCAGCTTgggcgcgaagaaaaaaaaatatttgttttccGACCGTTGCTTCAGCTGTCATTTTACaagtcaatatatatatatatatatatatatatatatatatatatatatatatatatatatataatatatgagACTGCCCATTTGTCATTGCGTCAGCTAAACATCAGGACACCAATTGGGGCTGAAAATTTACAACAGCTCAGTTAACACATTTGACCCGCTATGCTATCTACTGCTAACAATAAGCACATATAGATGTTGTAGCAGTTACATAGACAAGAGGATCGATGCTCACAGGTTTGCTGTGACCGTGTTCATCCACAGTAGATCCGATGCTTGGAGGCTCGACAATAACATCGTATATTATACCTGTAAAAGCACACGACAACCAGATAAACCCGTCATAGCAGTGGTAACACGTAGCACACCGTAGCTTATCTGCCACTTGAAGAGCGAAGTCACCTACCTCCGCAAACTAGGAAATATGAGAAGAGCACCAGCGAGTAGACGACCATTGGCGATGGTTGGTGGAACCATGTCGGCTTCTTTAGCTTCAAATTTGGAACTTCGAGTACATAAAACGGGAGACTGTACAAAAACTCCATCGCGTACACGAAAACAGTTTCGCCGGCAGACTCTTAAGGAAATGACGTCAGCCGTAGTTCAGTACCAATGGATAAAGCCATGGATCACATGGTTAATGCAATTTGATACACTAAAGTTATTGAAGTCTTCTGAAGCATTCAAACAATGACAACAATAATAATGTTTCCATTTGTTTTAGGAAAAACCTTATAGTGCACATAAACAAATTTGAGGCCACAGCAAGCCCAACAAGCATGGAGGATCCATGCCAACAAGTTTCAACAACAATTTGAATGCTTTACCTGGCTTCACGTTTGGATTTAACCACCGTGCTGCAGACCAAAACTGGACAATCGTCTCAATTAATCGACTGGTCGACTAAAAAGAACTAAAATCCCGCGCCACCCCGCACTGCACGAAAAACCAGAACCAGAACCCCATAACGTTTTTTTATAGTAGTATAGTAGAGGTATCTTTCAACTACTTTAAACCTAAGCCATGCTTAAACAGCCATCTTCAAACTACTTCAAACCTAaactttctttctctatgcttaaACTTTGCTTGAACCATGCCTAAACCGGCCTAAACAGCCGCTAATGCCGCTGCACAACCGTTCGACCTTACGTCACTTACGTTTCCGGTTTAATGTTCAGCGGGAAACTGAAGAAACGGCTTTTCGTGAGAAGGGCGGCGGTACCGACTACTCCAACTGCACGTGTACGGCTGTAACTATGATGATACGCCAGCCACTGCATGCCGCAATACTGTACTACATAGCACCGCAATAGTACCGATAGAAACAGCACCGGCGAGCGAGGGCACGCGGAAACAACAGAAACCCCGACCGCCGGCAACAccgagagatctcgtcggcgccGCGAGCAAATGGGGTCTTCCCTGGCGCCTGCTTTGAAGCATCTTTTGCGGCTTGTGCCGCTTACATTGATCTTATTGCCCTTGTTTTCTCCCATGAAAGCGAGTAAGTGACATTTACTGCCTTTTTAAGTGCCGAGCTGTCATTTGGTTCGGTGAAGGCAATGCTTTGTATATTTGTTGGATTGTGCTGATTTAGCGTTTTTTATAAAACGCGCGTATAGCTGATTACATGGTACTATCGTGTTGTCTGGCGCGTATAGTGCATGATTGAACAGCGCGAAATGTGTCACAAGATGAGACAGAACACACCGGCGCACGTATTTCGTCCCTTGTGTCTTGTTACCTCGGACGTGTTCACTCATTCGCATAGCTCAGTTTGCTATATTGCAGCCAGACAAACCATGTTTGGCAAGCCGCTGTTCATCGTTGTCGAGCAGTGGCATTTTCGCGTGGTCAGCTGACACGGCGCATCGAAAAGGTTCTGCCTGCAAGTGTAGGTCAAGCATTTTAGTCATGTTCATGCACTGCCTCCTGCATGCACTAGGTGTGCGCAAAACTGAAAGTTTGAATGGCGAATGATCCAGAGTTTATTGAAAACAgactaaaaaaaataaataaaaaagaaatctgtACTCCATTTATGGTTGTGTATCAATGCTGTTGAAAGCTGTTTCAAGAATTCTTAAATTTAAGCCGTCTTTGCAAAACGGAAAACCAGGTTATGCCAAATCGAATAAGCAATAATGCAAGTAAGAATTCTCAAAACTTAATTTGTTTTATACATTTTAGGTGCGAAAACCGCCTTAAAGAAGTTTTCATGacgctgggctagttggtttgtaCTTGTTATGGCCGGTGTAAAACACGCGAAACGATATGAAGAAACAACAGGACAAGAAACAGTGTTCCTTCAAATCGTTTGGTATGTTTTACATCATAGCAATAACGTTTGTGcaacttcctttttctttttatataaaCTGAGTGTTTTGGGTGTTGGCACAACTTCAAATACATTTTATTTCATCTTACAAAAGCATTTTATTTCATCTTATAAAAAATTGAATGCCATTTTGGAATTTTTAAATTGATTTCTTATTTTTCTCTTATTTTGTTCTAGGTCTCCAAGCTTATGCCCCTACTGATGCACCAGTACAGATAATCAAGCCTAGTGATGATCACAAGAAGCTCATTATAGACAAAGAAAATATAAAGGCAAGAAAAACGATATAATTAAAGAAAATTAAAGCTGTACTTCAGCTTAGAAGAATTTGTAAGGCATGTTCAAGTGAAACTTGTTTATGCAGCTTCACTGGCATTTTAAAGAGTCTGATAAAGGTGCAGTTATAGTAATGAATGCCGACATGTACAAATAAGCAGACTCATTCTTCCTGCATTTCAATAGTGTGCATTATACCTAGGGATCAgaattttttgtgtttttttttattcccacCTAAAATTTTATTCACCTTCTCTGCCCCCCCCACAAGGCAATTATAATCGTGCATTTTGAGCTTCTTTGCAAATTTTTATCGCTTGTGACAAACCAAGATGCTCATTTCTGAACCAGCTCTAGCATATCAACATACATGATCACAGCTTGTCCCATATATAGGCTACAGGCTAATTAAGATGGGGTGTACATCCACCATATGGAGTGTTTTCTTTAGCTTTAAAGTTGCTTGTCTGAAGTTGCACTGGAGAAAGTTTAGGACCTGGCTTGCCTTTGCTGTTATGTGCTCGACATGAGCTTAGCAAGGCAAATTGCTTGCGAGAAGACCACTTAAGTATTTGTTCGGTCACATAAAGCACTGCATGGGCCTGGGCTGGGTAAGAAATTGTTGACTCGGGCCCAGGTCGGGCCTGGATTAGACCCAGACATGGTATTATCAACTCCACAAAACTGAAGACTATAACATCTGTAGCCCTATGCAAATTTTAGGTCATTGTTGTCTGTCAGTTTATGGGAAAGTCAAGGCAGGCAGGCCACGACACAGCAGCTGTACGCTGCACAAATTAGTGTACATCAACGCTCTTCAGCCACGGAGAAAACCGTGCCCATTGTACGCCCCGCTTTTTAATGCGATCAGCTTTTTTTGCCTACTTCAGGTACTTTTCaactatctatccatccatctgtCTATCTTATGTCATGTTACCCA
The DNA window shown above is from Dermacentor silvarum isolate Dsil-2018 chromosome 1, BIME_Dsil_1.4, whole genome shotgun sequence and carries:
- the LOC119436554 gene encoding oligosaccharyltransferase complex subunit ostc-A-like yields the protein MEFLYSLPFYVLEVPNLKLKKPTWFHQPSPMVVYSLVLFSYFLVCGGIIYDVIVEPPSIGSTVDEHGHSKPVAFMPYRVNGQYIMEGLASSFLFTIGGLGFVILDRTHNPSTPRLNRILLISTGFICILVSFFTCYVFMRIKLPGYLHA